In Cervus elaphus chromosome 16, mCerEla1.1, whole genome shotgun sequence, a single window of DNA contains:
- the CKS2 gene encoding cyclin-dependent kinases regulatory subunit 2, with translation MAHKQIYYSDKYFDEHYEYRHVMLPRELSKQVPKTHLMSEEEWRRLGVQQSLGWVHYMIHEPEPHILLFRRPLPKDQQK, from the exons ATGGCCCATAAGCAGATCTACTACTCGGACAAGTACTTCGATGAACACTACGAATACCG acatgTCATGTTACCCAGAGAACTTTCCAAACAAGTACCCAAAACCCATCTGATGTCTGAAGAGGAGTGGAGGAGACTTGGTGTCCAACAGAGTCTAGGCTGGGTTCATTACATGATTCATGAACCAG AACCACACATCCTTCTCTTTAGACGGCCTCTTCCAAAAGATCAACAAAAATGA